TTCGAGATGTAGCAGTCGTCGCCGATGGTATAGTTGTTGATGAAATTGCCCACGTTTTCGATGAGGCAATCATCTCCGATGGTCACGTTGCGAAGGGTGGCATTGTTGATGCCTGCATGCTTCACGAATCCTTGGCTCACCTCCACATTCTTGTTGAAGGCACCGATATTTACCTCGCCATAGAGCATCACGCGGTGCATGAAGTTTGGCTTGAAATCTTCTGCAACATTAACGGATGTCCAGTCTTCTGCCCAACAGTCGTTGCTCTTGAGCACCTCGATTTCCTCGGAGGTCAGAGGTCTGTAGTCATTCATTGTTGATACGTTTTTGGGTGAATGTTTATTCGTAATCCTGGTACAGGAAGTCGTTGTATGGGTACTTCTGTACGTGGAGCTCTCTTACTTTCTTGTATAGCACTTCGCGGAACTCGTCGATGTTCTCCTTGTTCTTTGCCGAGATGAAGAGACAGTCGTCGTTGAGTTTCGCCATCCATGTCTTCTTCAGGTCTTCCAGCGGAATGTTTTCCTTTTCCATCGGGGTCAGGTCGTCCTCTTCCTTCTCCACCCATGAGTAGTTATCTATCTTGTTGAAGATAATCATCGATGGCTTGTCGGCGCATTCCAGTTCCTCCAGTGTCTTCTCTACCACCTGAATCTGTTCCTCGAAGTCGGGGTGCGAGATGTCAACCACGTGCAGCAGCAGGTCTGCCTCTCGGGTCTCATCCAGTGTACTCTTGAAGGAATCCACCAGGTCGGTAGGCAATTTGCGGATGAATCCCACGGTGTCGGCAAGGAGGAATGGCAGGTTGTCTACCACCACCTTTCTCACGGTGGTATCGAGTGTAGCAAAGAGCTTGTTCTCTGCAAACACCTCGCTCTTGCTGAGCAGGTTCATGATGGTAGATTTTCCCACGTTGGTATATCCCACCAGCGCCACACGGATCATTCTTCCGCGGTTCTTTCGCTGGGTAGTCTTCTGCTTGTCGATTTCGGCGAGTCGTTCCTTGAGCAGACTCATTCTGCCGAGGATGATACGGCGGTCCATCTCAAGCTGGGTCTCACCAGGACCACGCAAACCTACGGAACCCTTTCCGCCACCCGAGCCGGAACCACCACCCTGACGTTCCAAGTGGGTCCAGAGTCGCTGCAGGCGTGGAAGCATGTAGCGATACTGTGCCAGCTCTACCTGGGTCTTGGCAGCTGCGGTCTGGGCACGCATGGCGAAGATATCGAGAATCAGGGAAGTACGGTCGAGAATCTTCACCTGCAGTTCCTGCTCGATGTTTCTGATCTGCTTGGCCGAAAGTTCATCGTCAAAGATGACCATACCGATTTCTCTGTCTTCCTCTTCCTCGTCC
The Segatella copri DNA segment above includes these coding regions:
- the hflX gene encoding GTPase HflX — protein: MKEFVISEVKAETAVLVGLITKTQDEAKTKEYLDELEFLADTAGAVTVKRFTQKVVAPNQTTYVGKGKLEEIRQYIKDEEEEDREIGMVIFDDELSAKQIRNIEQELQVKILDRTSLILDIFAMRAQTAAAKTQVELAQYRYMLPRLQRLWTHLERQGGGSGSGGGKGSVGLRGPGETQLEMDRRIILGRMSLLKERLAEIDKQKTTQRKNRGRMIRVALVGYTNVGKSTIMNLLSKSEVFAENKLFATLDTTVRKVVVDNLPFLLADTVGFIRKLPTDLVDSFKSTLDETREADLLLHVVDISHPDFEEQIQVVEKTLEELECADKPSMIIFNKIDNYSWVEKEEDDLTPMEKENIPLEDLKKTWMAKLNDDCLFISAKNKENIDEFREVLYKKVRELHVQKYPYNDFLYQDYE